The Anas acuta chromosome 2, bAnaAcu1.1, whole genome shotgun sequence genome contains a region encoding:
- the RNF138 gene encoding E3 ubiquitin-protein ligase RNF138 isoform X3: MAGEAAAQRFDEDDFYCPVCQEVFKTPVRTANCQHVFCRKCFLTAIRESGTHCPLCRGSVTKKERSYPKRALDVENNMKKASGGCRCCEKQVRFSWMRQHYKTCKKYQDEYGVSSIIPNLQISQDSTGNSSRNDSISDNGGMANNQILQGDTSGHPTFKCPLCQEANFTRQRLLDHCNNRHLYQIVPVICPICVSLPWADSNQVTRNLVSHLNLRHQFDYGEFVNLQLDEEAQYQNAVQESCHVNF; this comes from the exons ATGGCTGGGGAGGCGGCCGCGCAGCGCTTCGACGAGGATGATTTCTACTGTCCCGTGTGCCAGGAGGTGTTCAAAACGCCCGTGAGGACCGCCAACTGCCAGCATGT ATTTTGCAGGAAGTGCTTCTTGACAGCTATCAGAGAAAGTGGAACACATTGTCCTCTCTGCCGGGGGAGTGTGACTAAAAAAGAAAGATCTTATCCCAAAAGGGCTCTAGATGTTGAAAACAATATGAAGAAAGCTTCTGGGGGCTGTAGATGCTGTGAGAAGCAG GTTAGATTTTCATGGATGAGACAGCATTATAAAACGTGTAAGAAGTATCAGGATGAATATGGTGTTTCTTCTATTATTCCAAACTTACAGATTTCCCAAGATTCAACAGGGAACAG tAGCAGGAATGATTCAATATCTGATAACGGAGGGATGGCTAATAATCAAATACTTCAAGGAGATACAAG TGGACATCCAACCTTCAAATGCCCCCTGTGTCAGGAAGCCAATTTTACCAGGCAGCGCTTGTTGGATCACTGTAATAATAGACATCTTTATCAGATAGTTCCTGTT ATCTGTCCTATTTGTGTATCTCTTCCTTGGGCAGATTCTAACCAGGTTACCAGAAATCTTGTTAGCCATCTAAATCTGAGACACCAGTTTGACTATGGAGAATTTGTG aaTCTTCAGCTTGATGAAGAAGCCCAATACCAAAACGCAGTTCAAGAATCCTGTCATGTGAACTTTTAA
- the RNF138 gene encoding E3 ubiquitin-protein ligase RNF138 isoform X2, translating into MAGEAAAQRFDEDDFYCPVCQEVFKTPVRTANCQHVFCRKCFLTAIRESGTHCPLCRGSVTKKERSYPKRALDVENNMKKASGGCRCCEKQVRFSWMRQHYKTCKKYQDEYGVSSIIPNLQISQDSTGNSRNDSISDNGGMANNQILQGDTSGHPTFKCPLCQEANFTRQRLLDHCNNRHLYQIVPVICPICVSLPWADSNQVTRNLVSHLNLRHQFDYGEFVVCFLNLSSIFFTTCDYCCLGITFSVY; encoded by the exons ATGGCTGGGGAGGCGGCCGCGCAGCGCTTCGACGAGGATGATTTCTACTGTCCCGTGTGCCAGGAGGTGTTCAAAACGCCCGTGAGGACCGCCAACTGCCAGCATGT ATTTTGCAGGAAGTGCTTCTTGACAGCTATCAGAGAAAGTGGAACACATTGTCCTCTCTGCCGGGGGAGTGTGACTAAAAAAGAAAGATCTTATCCCAAAAGGGCTCTAGATGTTGAAAACAATATGAAGAAAGCTTCTGGGGGCTGTAGATGCTGTGAGAAGCAG GTTAGATTTTCATGGATGAGACAGCATTATAAAACGTGTAAGAAGTATCAGGATGAATATGGTGTTTCTTCTATTATTCCAAACTTACAGATTTCCCAAGATTCAACAGGGAACAG CAGGAATGATTCAATATCTGATAACGGAGGGATGGCTAATAATCAAATACTTCAAGGAGATACAAG TGGACATCCAACCTTCAAATGCCCCCTGTGTCAGGAAGCCAATTTTACCAGGCAGCGCTTGTTGGATCACTGTAATAATAGACATCTTTATCAGATAGTTCCTGTT ATCTGTCCTATTTGTGTATCTCTTCCTTGGGCAGATTCTAACCAGGTTACCAGAAATCTTGTTAGCCATCTAAATCTGAGACACCAGTTTGACTATGGAGAATTTGTG GTTTGCTTTCTCAATTTAAGCAGTATATTCTTCACAACCTGTGATTACTGTTGTCTGGGGATCACATTTAGTGTTTATTAA
- the RNF138 gene encoding E3 ubiquitin-protein ligase RNF138 isoform X1: protein MAGEAAAQRFDEDDFYCPVCQEVFKTPVRTANCQHVFCRKCFLTAIRESGTHCPLCRGSVTKKERSYPKRALDVENNMKKASGGCRCCEKQVRFSWMRQHYKTCKKYQDEYGVSSIIPNLQISQDSTGNSSRNDSISDNGGMANNQILQGDTSGHPTFKCPLCQEANFTRQRLLDHCNNRHLYQIVPVICPICVSLPWADSNQVTRNLVSHLNLRHQFDYGEFVVCFLNLSSIFFTTCDYCCLGITFSVY, encoded by the exons ATGGCTGGGGAGGCGGCCGCGCAGCGCTTCGACGAGGATGATTTCTACTGTCCCGTGTGCCAGGAGGTGTTCAAAACGCCCGTGAGGACCGCCAACTGCCAGCATGT ATTTTGCAGGAAGTGCTTCTTGACAGCTATCAGAGAAAGTGGAACACATTGTCCTCTCTGCCGGGGGAGTGTGACTAAAAAAGAAAGATCTTATCCCAAAAGGGCTCTAGATGTTGAAAACAATATGAAGAAAGCTTCTGGGGGCTGTAGATGCTGTGAGAAGCAG GTTAGATTTTCATGGATGAGACAGCATTATAAAACGTGTAAGAAGTATCAGGATGAATATGGTGTTTCTTCTATTATTCCAAACTTACAGATTTCCCAAGATTCAACAGGGAACAG tAGCAGGAATGATTCAATATCTGATAACGGAGGGATGGCTAATAATCAAATACTTCAAGGAGATACAAG TGGACATCCAACCTTCAAATGCCCCCTGTGTCAGGAAGCCAATTTTACCAGGCAGCGCTTGTTGGATCACTGTAATAATAGACATCTTTATCAGATAGTTCCTGTT ATCTGTCCTATTTGTGTATCTCTTCCTTGGGCAGATTCTAACCAGGTTACCAGAAATCTTGTTAGCCATCTAAATCTGAGACACCAGTTTGACTATGGAGAATTTGTG GTTTGCTTTCTCAATTTAAGCAGTATATTCTTCACAACCTGTGATTACTGTTGTCTGGGGATCACATTTAGTGTTTATTAA
- the RNF138 gene encoding E3 ubiquitin-protein ligase RNF138 isoform X4, which yields MAGEAAAQRFDEDDFYCPVCQEVFKTPVRTANCQHVFCRKCFLTAIRESGTHCPLCRGSVTKKERSYPKRALDVENNMKKASGGCRCCEKQVRFSWMRQHYKTCKKYQDEYGVSSIIPNLQISQDSTGNSSRNDSISDNGGMANNQILQGDTSGHPTFKCPLCQEANFTRQRLLDHCNNRHLYQIVPVILTRLPEILLAI from the exons ATGGCTGGGGAGGCGGCCGCGCAGCGCTTCGACGAGGATGATTTCTACTGTCCCGTGTGCCAGGAGGTGTTCAAAACGCCCGTGAGGACCGCCAACTGCCAGCATGT ATTTTGCAGGAAGTGCTTCTTGACAGCTATCAGAGAAAGTGGAACACATTGTCCTCTCTGCCGGGGGAGTGTGACTAAAAAAGAAAGATCTTATCCCAAAAGGGCTCTAGATGTTGAAAACAATATGAAGAAAGCTTCTGGGGGCTGTAGATGCTGTGAGAAGCAG GTTAGATTTTCATGGATGAGACAGCATTATAAAACGTGTAAGAAGTATCAGGATGAATATGGTGTTTCTTCTATTATTCCAAACTTACAGATTTCCCAAGATTCAACAGGGAACAG tAGCAGGAATGATTCAATATCTGATAACGGAGGGATGGCTAATAATCAAATACTTCAAGGAGATACAAG TGGACATCCAACCTTCAAATGCCCCCTGTGTCAGGAAGCCAATTTTACCAGGCAGCGCTTGTTGGATCACTGTAATAATAGACATCTTTATCAGATAGTTCCTGTT ATTCTAACCAGGTTACCAGAAATCTTGTTAGCCATCTAA
- the RNF125 gene encoding LOW QUALITY PROTEIN: E3 ubiquitin-protein ligase RNF125 (The sequence of the model RefSeq protein was modified relative to this genomic sequence to represent the inferred CDS: substituted 1 base at 1 genomic stop codon), translating into MTTGTGWFVFCHSFISVSLKNNAWTCPYCHVXYPSEKFPAPDSAKKMKKIYQNCSQCQTQLLLLISLVCLSKIRVHWRTCEQCIEKYGPVQELGDANLKYSCPLCQCDIDEDDLMDLYLTAHQKGEQW; encoded by the exons ATGACCACTGGTACTGGCTGGTTTGT ATTCTGTCACtcctttatttctgtaagtTTAAAGAATAATGCATGGACATGCCCTTACTGCCATGTTTAATATCCTTCTGAAAAATTTCCAGCTCCTGATAGTgccaagaaaatgaagaaaatataccAAAATTGCTCCCAATGTCAAACACAG ctgctgcttctcatttCTTTGGTATGTCTGAGTAAAATTAGAGTTCATTGGAGAACTTGTGAACAATGTATAGAAAAATATGGACCTGTACAGGAGCTTGGAGATGCT AATTTAAA ATATTCTTGTCCTTTATGTCAGTGTGACATAGATGAGGATGATCTAATGGATCTTTATCTCACTGCACATCAGAAAGGAGAGCAGTGGTAA